The uncultured Desulfobacter sp. genomic interval TCACCCTTACCGATTTTATCTCCAGAGAACTTAAAAGCAAAATCCAGAAGCCGGTTTTTACCTCATCCGGCAGTCCCATTATTCTGGCACAACAGAATCAGCACGTTGAAAAAAAGAGACCGTCGGCTGACAGGGTCTGCCCCTACCGCAGTCTCTATTATTTTGACTGTAATGAACAAGACCCGAAATTTTTCTTTGGCCGAGATGGGCTGACGGACCGCCTGATTGACATGGTGCGGAAAAGTAACTTTGTGGCCGTGCTGGGGCCGTCCGGTTCAGGAAAGTCGAGTCTGGTACGGGCAGGTCTTTTGTATCAGCTCCGGCAGGGGCGAAAACTTTCAGGAAGCGATGCTTGGCCCATTTATATTTTCCGACCGGGCAAATACCCGCTTAAAAATCTGGCCGAAGCATTTTTGGACCCGGTACTGTCCTCTCTGGATCCGGGCAGGCGGGGTATGCGGCTCAGCCAGGCAGAAACCTTAATCGAAAAAGGCGCAAAAGGGTTCAGCCAGTTGATCCGTGGGGAAAAGAAAACAGGCCGGGTTATTCTGGTGGCGGATCAGTTTGAAGAGGTCTTTACCCTGTGCCGGGATGCCCAAGAACGCAACAGATTTTTCGATTGCCTGTTTGATGCGCTGCCACTTCTGGAAAAGGATATCTGTCTGATCCTGACCATGCGGGCCGATTTTTTCAGTAAATGTGCGGAACAGGGCGACACGGATCTATCGGAGCTGATTCAGGAAAACCTGTTGACTGTACCCTCCATGTCTTCCGATGAACTAAAGAACGCCATTGTTGAGCCTGCTGAAAAAGTAGGGCTGGAAGTAGAGCCTGAGCTTGTTAACCAGATGATCGGGGATGTCAAACACTCGCCCGGAAGTCTGCCGTTACTTCAGTATTCTTTGACGGAACTGTGGAACAACAGGGAGCAGGACAAATTGAGGCTGGTTGAATACACCCGGATGGGCGGGGTAAAAGGTACCCTGGCAAAGCGAGCGGATCAGGTCTATGATGATTTTTCCGAACAGGAGCAGGAAATTTCTAAACGGATTTTCATCCAGCTGACCCAGTTGGGTGAAGGCTCGGAAGACACCCGCAGACAGGTAGCCCAGCAGACTCTGGTCAAGTCACCGGAAGAATCAGACAATGTCAGGGATGTGATCCAAAAACTTGTGGATGCCAAGCTGATTGTTACAAGCGAACTTCATGCAAAGGATGATACAGCAGTCCGGTCGGCTGTTGTGGATGTGGCCCATGAAGCGCTGATCCGCCATTGGCCGTTATTGAAGAAATGGCTGGATGAAAACAGAGACAATATCCGGTTTCTCAGGCGGCTTGATGATGCAGCCGTATACTGGGAAAAAAACGGCCGCCCCCAGGGGTTGCTGTGGCGGTGCCCGGATCTGGATATGCTGGAAAAATTTCATTCAAAGTCGGCGCATGACATGTCGCCGAATCAGGTGAAATTTTTTAATGTAAGCTTAAGGGAAAGGGAAAAAGCTGCAAACCAGAAGAAGAAATCAAAGATTATATTAATTTCACTCGGCCTTTTTGCGCTTCTGTCTGTTTTTTTATTTTGGTGTTCTTACATCCGGCCGACTTTTTTTCCAAATCTTGAGCCTTTTGTGAGCGAGATATATGATGTCCGGTATGTGGATAAAAAACAGATTGAGGTTTGCATGCCAGCCATACCTATCCGTAAAGTTTTCATCGGCAACAAGTCTGTGCCTTTTGAACGGGTGAAGGATAAGAAGAACCGCGATGCAATAAGGATTACCCTTGAAACCGAAAGGTGCTTTAATGAATATGATGTGAATTTTTATGGGTGGTTTGATAAAAAGGGGGTCAGCCGGCGCGTTTGGGTACTTTATTACCCCGAGGAAAAATGGCGGCAGACAGGCGCTGATCTTAAAGCTGTTTTTGAAAATCAGATGGTGGATGTGCCCGGAGGGGCCTTTGATATGGGCTGTTCGGATGAAGACGGGGCGAGCAACTCTAATGAAAAACCAGTACATAAAGTCCATTTAAGCCCATATAAAATCGGAAAATATGAAGTCACCCAGAAGCAATGGGGAAAACTAATGGGGTATAATCCTTCAAACTCTTCTTTAGGCAACGGATATCCGGTGGAAAGTGTGAGCTGGTATAACGCACAGGAATTTATCCGGCGGTTAAATAAACTGACAGGCGAAAATTATCATTTGCCCACAGAAGCCCAATGGGAGTATGCGGCCAGAAGCGGAGGAAAGGCAGAAAAATATTCCGGAGGCAATAATCCGGATAACCTGGCATGGCATAGTGGAAACAGTAACGGTAGAACCCATCTATCAGGAGAGACGGCTCCCAATGGTCTGGGGCTTTTTGATATGAGCGGAAATGTTTATGAATGGTGCCGGGACTGGTACGACCCTAAATATTATTCCGATCCCGGCAGTTCTGACAAGGATACAACCGGTCCTTTATCCCGCTCGTACCGAGTGGTCCGCGGCGGCTCGTTCATTTTTTCGGCCGAAATCTGCCGGTCTGCTTACCGCCTCGGCTACCGCCCGTCCGACCGCTACCCGGACATTGGGTTCCGGCTGGTTCTGCTCCCAGGTCAGCGAGTAAGCAAGCAGGCGGAGCCCGGAATCGAATCGCCCCAACCGTCCAGGGACCGAAGCAAAGCCGGCCCTGGCGGGTGGGGCGATTCGATTCCGGACGGAGTGCCGGCAGGTTTATGAATAATTATTTCTATCTATTGTTTGAAGTATAAGGTGGGCAACGCTACACTTTTACCCACGCTATCTTACGTATGACTGATGCGTCATGCATAGTCTATGATTTATTCAAACAACATTTTTTGTATTTTTTCCCGCTGCCGCAAGGGCATGGATCATTCCTTCCAATTTTAGGCGCTTCTCTTTGAAATGGAGTTATCTTTCTATTATTTTTTTGATCATTAAACATATCATTTAGTTCTTGTTCCCTTAATTTTTGTCGATTTTCGTCTTCCTTCCTTTTCTCTCTGATCGCAGAAAGCTCAGGGATATCATCATTGTGGAGGATACTCAGGCATTCTAAAGGCTCGCCAATATAGCCGGCGTTGTTTTCATTATTATAAATTTCCTGGAGAACTGGTATTCCCCTGGGATCTCCAATTCCGCGCAGGCAATAGGCAAGCATTTCATAGGAATTCAATTCACTGCTTTCATCTCTCCACTTTTCCATAATTAAGTCAAAAGATTCTGGATATGGGAGATATTCAAGGATTGAAGCCAGGTCCAAGCCGTTAATTTCATTATTTTGACCGGCTTTTAAAATTAATTCATCCGCGGACTCGTCCATTGCATTAATGGCTCTTATTGCGTCTCCATAAATAAAATCCAGGCCGTCAGCCTCATTTAAAACACGAATCAAATCAGATACAAATTCTTTTTTACCAATTCGACCCATGATGTTTACAATGTGAATGTCGCCCCAGGTATTCAATTCATCTGATAGCGCTGCTTTTAATTCAACTACAGGCGCAAGATCAACCACTTTTTGAGATAATTCTTCGGGTACGCTGGGTCCGGAATTTTGTATTGCCTGGATCAAGTCGGCGATTTGTACGTTCGGCATTAAAGCCTTCACATAAACATTGCGCTTCAGAATAGAGAAATATACTGACAGCACGAAAGAAACTAATATCAATAAGTCATTATAATTTTGAGAAGTCTTGAGTTTAGGCCATAAAGAAGGTTGCTTGGATAGCGTCTCAAATAAAAATATCCCTGCTGAATCCTGATTGAAAAGCTTTATGATTTCGTTTGGTACTGTTTCCTCGGGGTAGCGTTTTTGTATCGTGTCTCGGGCATCAGACAGCAGTGTTGTAATGAGATCCTGGTATTGGTTTTTCTTAATTAAAAGAATAAGTTCATCCTTTACGTTCTGTGCAACGGATAGATGATCATTTTTGTTAAAAAAGGAATCAAAAGCTTTCGAAGGATCTAAAATAATGCTTTTAGGTCCAAATTTTTTGCTGAAATCATTAAAATAATCAGTGGCATCACAATAATCTCCAAAACCATCTACCCCGATCAGCTCCGGATCTTTGCCTTTTTTTATACTTTTTAGAATGATATCCGTGATCCAGGCAATATCCTCTTGATGCTCATGCTTCAAAAGATTGTAAACTGCATGACCGTTAAGCTCGGGGTCTTTGATTCGCTCGACGGCGGAAATTAATATTTCTCTTGCTTGATCATCTGAAATGCTTCCCAAATAATCAAAAATCCCAAACAACGAATCTGTATTCGGATTATTGGGTATATTTTCAATGATTGTTTCCAAGGCTGGCTCATATTTCATCTTTGATAATGCCTCGGCGCAATTGGAGGGGATGTTTCCGGAATCATGCAAAAAACTATTCAGGATAGCTGGCGCATGTTGGACGGCTTTATGTGCAGCAAGATATTTGGGTGCTGCACATGCCAGGTGAGAGTCTTCATCTGAGATCAATTTACTGATCTCGTCGGTATATCTATTGGCGTATTTTTTTTCTAAAGCGTCAAATGCCCATTCTCTGACAAGGCTGTTGTCATGGGAAAGATACTTTACATAATCTTCATAGTTCCAAAATCTGTTCATTAATTCTCCTGTTGGCCCTGCTGATTTCTACCTGAATCCTTATCAGGATAGGTTGGATATTTTTTTGATTTTTTTTAAATCCGTTGGGATGCTTATGGCCTGCAAAGAGAAAGAAAAGTTTTGCATTTCATAAATGCAGATGCCGTCCACGCTCAAGGTGCCGTCAGCCGTTGCACGGCAGCCGGTTTCATCCATGGCACACGCACTGATGTGGGCCTGGACAACAATGTTTGAATTCGAGCGGATAATCTGTCCCCGGTAGGTCCATTCGTGTTCATGATCTTCGGCAACAGCAGGGGCAAACTGCTCCGGGTTCAGATCGAATTTTTGGATCATGAAAAACCGGATCAACTGGAGGAATGATTCCACACCTAAAGAGCCGGGGCAGACCGGATCCTGATAAAAATGGGCATGGAAGAACCACTCATCGGGATCCACTTGTTTTTCACCCTGGATCAGTCCTTGGCCGTGCAGCCCTGCGTTGAAATCAAGGAAGGTGATTTTGTCTATCATCCTCAAGGCTTTTCCCGGCATCCCTGTAACAGGGCCGATGTTTTGATCTTCCGGGGTTAAAGGCGCATGATCTTCAAGCAAAATTTCAGATTGGCGGCTATTTTCTTCAATATCTGAAAACGCCTGGGGTTCTCTTATTCCCACCTGTTTGGACAATGCATCGGCCGTAAAGAAACCAAAGTTGGTGGTGCCTGTGTAAACCGATTTTCCCTTGTTGATTACATCCATATCAAAGTTTTGGATGATCATGCCGCCGGCCTTGGATACCTCTGTCATTCGGACTCGGATTTTTACCAATCCGGATGTCCGGGTCAGATTTTTGATCAGTTTGGCTTTCCCGCCAAGGTTCCTGAAATGCAGACGTTCTTGGCTGAGCAGGGCAGCCCCGCCATAGGCGGCAAGCCATCCACAGGGCTGAAGGGCCACTTCAAGAAGAATGCAAAACGGCATGGTCTCGGTATGGTTGGCTGCAAAATACCAGGCATCTTTATCAATTTTGTATGTGGCTTCTATCCACCCGCCAGGGGCGGTTTGCCAGGCCGGATGCTCCGCTCTTGTCACCGAATCCATAAAAAAATAAGGCGGTCTTGGCAGCCTTGCAATTTCACGCTCTTTGTCAAAAATTTTATAGGGTTCGCCAAATGCTTCGGATGGATTTCCCTGGGCAAAGGCTAAAATTTTATCCCGCTCAAACAAAGGCGTGGATTTAAATTTATCAAGCAAGCTTGGGTCCATGACGGCTTCAAATCCCATGATGCTTGCAATGACTGTGTTGTTTTCATCAAGGAAGGTGAAATAGCCTTTGATTTTGTGCCGGCCCTGGTGGTTGACCGTAAATAGTATCCTGACCTGATGTCCGCTTTGTTTGGGGAACGCTTTGAAAATTCGTAAATTGGCAAAACTTGCAGGCAGGCAGACCTGTCTGCAATTGTGAAAGGTCCATAAAATTGCCGCCTGGAAGGCCGCATCCAACACCATGGGGTCCATGGCCCATTGCCGGGCATGGGGGTTTTTATACCATGTGCTGATGTCCGGTGCCGTGGTGGTCATCACCTCAATTCCCTTGGAAGAGACCCCGCAGATTTCGGAAATGCACTGCAGTTCGCCTTCGTGAAACAGGATGGTCTCATAGGCTTGATCCATACTGATGTTCCAGGGATCAAGGTCCATGGATAAAGATACCGGTAAAACCGGTGGTTGGGGCAGAGTATCTGCCAACAGTACCTGGGCTCTGGCGTGTTGGATGGTTAATTCATTTTTCACCGAAGAGGTAATCCGACCGGGTGTAAAGTGTTGGTGATCCATGGTGACGCACTTCCCAATTTCCACCTGAACATCTGTTTTGCCGTCGCCGGGCACAATCCCTTTGAGCAGCTGCACCTTTTCCATGCCGGCAAATTGAAGGCCCGGATTGTTTTTTTCGGCACCACAGGCCAGCAGGTCCACCATCAAGGCCAGGGGAACAACCGGTGTATTGTCGATTTTGTGTTCGTCAATAATACAACTGTTCTGGCTGCTGAAGGTCTGGGTCAATACTTTATTCATCGCAGTAGAGGTTTCCGGCACATTTGAGGTTATGGTGCCTCCCACAACGACCTCAACGCAAGACCTATCGGTATTACCCATTTCCATCATCATCTGCTGTGCGCCTGCCTGGATGGGGATCAATTCAATCCGACGTTTCTCAAATTCCCGTTTCAATGCGTCCGTGACCATGCCGCCGTCCCAGGGCCCCCAGTTGATGGCGATTGCCTTGCAATGGGGAAGGGTGGATCGTTTGGATTGCGCAATTTTATTAAGAACTTCATTGGCCATAGCGTAGTCGCATTGGCCGGTATTGCCGAATCGTGCCGCAACCGATGAGAACATGACCAGATATTTAAGTTTGTCTTGATCCAGTGAAGAAAGAAGAGCAAAAAGACCATCGATTTTGGTTTGAAACACGGTTTTAAATTGGTCGGGGCTCTTTTCACAGATCAATTTGTCTTCAAGGACACCGGCCCCATGAACCAGGGCGGTCACAGGACCTAATTGTTGGGCGACCTTTTCCATGGTTGCGTTGACAAGATCTTTATCCCTAATGTCCACGCAGTAGTAAGCAACGTCATTACCCCACTGTTGTATCTGTTCCAGATTGGCTTTAATGTCGCGGTTTGAGGCAAAATGGCGATATTGCTTTTCCACCCGGGCGGGTGTTGGTTTTTCATTGTCAAAGGCATTGGCAAAAATGGCTTTTTTCATTTGGGCCGGCGTATCCATGCCTTTAAGCCATGCCGGCTCGTCAAAGGGCGGTTTGGATCTGCCCCATAGCGCTATTTTAGACCCGCATTGACTTGCAAGGGCAATGGCACAAGCCGCTGTAACGCCTTTGGCACCCCCGGAAATGA includes:
- a CDS encoding SUMF1/EgtB/PvdO family nonheme iron enzyme; the protein is MSRDALVIGINTYSHLPDLKSPSEDAEAVAKLLEQYGGFNVTRLPAIKDKSNDAVRVGRKTAITLEQLENALVQLFTPAGRSVPDTALLLFSGHGLRKDFGSIQEGFLATSEASPDSGVRGLSMKWLRDLLIHSNVRQQVIWLDCCYSGELLNFDKADPGGRGKGRDRCFIAASREFESAYEQIGGDHGVLTGALLNALDPSQRPDGIVTNFTLTDFISRELKSKIQKPVFTSSGSPIILAQQNQHVEKKRPSADRVCPYRSLYYFDCNEQDPKFFFGRDGLTDRLIDMVRKSNFVAVLGPSGSGKSSLVRAGLLYQLRQGRKLSGSDAWPIYIFRPGKYPLKNLAEAFLDPVLSSLDPGRRGMRLSQAETLIEKGAKGFSQLIRGEKKTGRVILVADQFEEVFTLCRDAQERNRFFDCLFDALPLLEKDICLILTMRADFFSKCAEQGDTDLSELIQENLLTVPSMSSDELKNAIVEPAEKVGLEVEPELVNQMIGDVKHSPGSLPLLQYSLTELWNNREQDKLRLVEYTRMGGVKGTLAKRADQVYDDFSEQEQEISKRIFIQLTQLGEGSEDTRRQVAQQTLVKSPEESDNVRDVIQKLVDAKLIVTSELHAKDDTAVRSAVVDVAHEALIRHWPLLKKWLDENRDNIRFLRRLDDAAVYWEKNGRPQGLLWRCPDLDMLEKFHSKSAHDMSPNQVKFFNVSLREREKAANQKKKSKIILISLGLFALLSVFLFWCSYIRPTFFPNLEPFVSEIYDVRYVDKKQIEVCMPAIPIRKVFIGNKSVPFERVKDKKNRDAIRITLETERCFNEYDVNFYGWFDKKGVSRRVWVLYYPEEKWRQTGADLKAVFENQMVDVPGGAFDMGCSDEDGASNSNEKPVHKVHLSPYKIGKYEVTQKQWGKLMGYNPSNSSLGNGYPVESVSWYNAQEFIRRLNKLTGENYHLPTEAQWEYAARSGGKAEKYSGGNNPDNLAWHSGNSNGRTHLSGETAPNGLGLFDMSGNVYEWCRDWYDPKYYSDPGSSDKDTTGPLSRSYRVVRGGSFIFSAEICRSAYRLGYRPSDRYPDIGFRLVLLPGQRVSKQAEPGIESPQPSRDRSKAGPGGWGDSIPDGVPAGL
- a CDS encoding SEC-C metal-binding domain-containing protein — translated: MNRFWNYEDYVKYLSHDNSLVREWAFDALEKKYANRYTDEISKLISDEDSHLACAAPKYLAAHKAVQHAPAILNSFLHDSGNIPSNCAEALSKMKYEPALETIIENIPNNPNTDSLFGIFDYLGSISDDQAREILISAVERIKDPELNGHAVYNLLKHEHQEDIAWITDIILKSIKKGKDPELIGVDGFGDYCDATDYFNDFSKKFGPKSIILDPSKAFDSFFNKNDHLSVAQNVKDELILLIKKNQYQDLITTLLSDARDTIQKRYPEETVPNEIIKLFNQDSAGIFLFETLSKQPSLWPKLKTSQNYNDLLILVSFVLSVYFSILKRNVYVKALMPNVQIADLIQAIQNSGPSVPEELSQKVVDLAPVVELKAALSDELNTWGDIHIVNIMGRIGKKEFVSDLIRVLNEADGLDFIYGDAIRAINAMDESADELILKAGQNNEINGLDLASILEYLPYPESFDLIMEKWRDESSELNSYEMLAYCLRGIGDPRGIPVLQEIYNNENNAGYIGEPLECLSILHNDDIPELSAIREKRKEDENRQKLREQELNDMFNDQKNNRKITPFQREAPKIGRNDPCPCGSGKKYKKCCLNKS
- a CDS encoding SDR family NAD(P)-dependent oxidoreductase; the protein is MLGRQEVELTTFPAHQVRFYNGAKIQVPAGKTIYLIKDSAGIAEAFAKEFKKLELNAQIIDASPENIPDLPDAAGIVLIPDAFTQPGDDNVASRFLLTAFSVASKNGPYLTASAKAGGSFMTCVSFLGGGFGFKNFESQISPVYGGMAGLAKTAALEWKPVLCRALDLPFDPKAVKKNAEAAVAMMMTRGSVEMGLDGKHCYIPELVSKPVRKPLEINLDKSDVVVISGGAKGVTAACAIALASQCGSKIALWGRSKPPFDEPAWLKGMDTPAQMKKAIFANAFDNEKPTPARVEKQYRHFASNRDIKANLEQIQQWGNDVAYYCVDIRDKDLVNATMEKVAQQLGPVTALVHGAGVLEDKLICEKSPDQFKTVFQTKIDGLFALLSSLDQDKLKYLVMFSSVAARFGNTGQCDYAMANEVLNKIAQSKRSTLPHCKAIAINWGPWDGGMVTDALKREFEKRRIELIPIQAGAQQMMMEMGNTDRSCVEVVVGGTITSNVPETSTAMNKVLTQTFSSQNSCIIDEHKIDNTPVVPLALMVDLLACGAEKNNPGLQFAGMEKVQLLKGIVPGDGKTDVQVEIGKCVTMDHQHFTPGRITSSVKNELTIQHARAQVLLADTLPQPPVLPVSLSMDLDPWNISMDQAYETILFHEGELQCISEICGVSSKGIEVMTTTAPDISTWYKNPHARQWAMDPMVLDAAFQAAILWTFHNCRQVCLPASFANLRIFKAFPKQSGHQVRILFTVNHQGRHKIKGYFTFLDENNTVIASIMGFEAVMDPSLLDKFKSTPLFERDKILAFAQGNPSEAFGEPYKIFDKEREIARLPRPPYFFMDSVTRAEHPAWQTAPGGWIEATYKIDKDAWYFAANHTETMPFCILLEVALQPCGWLAAYGGAALLSQERLHFRNLGGKAKLIKNLTRTSGLVKIRVRMTEVSKAGGMIIQNFDMDVINKGKSVYTGTTNFGFFTADALSKQVGIREPQAFSDIEENSRQSEILLEDHAPLTPEDQNIGPVTGMPGKALRMIDKITFLDFNAGLHGQGLIQGEKQVDPDEWFFHAHFYQDPVCPGSLGVESFLQLIRFFMIQKFDLNPEQFAPAVAEDHEHEWTYRGQIIRSNSNIVVQAHISACAMDETGCRATADGTLSVDGICIYEMQNFSFSLQAISIPTDLKKIKKISNLS